The genomic interval GTGATCGCAGGCCACGTCCTCCACATCGTGCTCCGGGTAGTCGATGGTCACCTCGACGTGCGCCTCGAGTTCCAACAGCCGCCGCCGGAGCGCGCGAACCGCCTCGCCGAACCGCCCGCGCACCTGCCGCTCCGCCAGTTTTCCCGCGAACGCCGTCTTCGCGCGGATCAGGTCGATCACGGCCTCCGCCTGCGAAAGGTCGATCCGGCCGTTGAGAAACGCCCGCTTCGTAAACTCTCCCGGTTCGGCCATCCTCGCGCCCGCTTCGAGGCACGCCAACAGCACCTCCTCGACCGCATACGTGCCGCCGTGCACCTGCAATTCCAGCACGTCTTCACCCGTGTAGCTGTGCGGCCCCGGCATCCACAGCACGATGGCCTCGTCGATCACGTCTCCCGACTTCGGATCGATCACCTGCCCGTACCGCATGCCGCGCTCGCCCAGTTTGACGGGAAGGCCTCGCTTCGACCGCACCAGCCGTTCGCCGACATCTCGCGCGCCGCGCCCGCTCACTCGCACAATGCCGACGCTCGCCTCGCCCACGGCCGTGGCAATCGCAGCAATGGTGTCCTCCTGCTCCACGGTTCGGATCGCCATCCGCCACCCTCCTTCCTACACAAAAACCCCACTGCTTCGAGCGGGGTCATCGTTTCACGTGTTCTCCTCCACGCCTCATTCGATCCAATCGTGGCGCTTCGGAATGATCTTCACACGGCGATACGGCTCCTGGCCTTCGCTGACCGTCACGACGTCGCCTCTCGACTGCAGGTGGGCGTGCACCCACTTGCGATCCTTTCGCGGCATTGGATCGAGCGCCACCGGTCTCCCCAGCCGCACCGCCTTGTCCGCCGCCTCGTCCGCCAGCCGCCTGAGCGACTCCAACCGACGATCCCGATAGCCCGCCGCGTCGAGCGTGAATCGCATTTTCTCCGACGCATCCCGATTCGCCACGATGTTCACCAGATATTGCAGCGCGTCCAGCGTTGCACCGCGCCGGCCGATGAGGATGGGCAGGGCGTCCTCGTCCGCCGAGATCGACAGTTTCACATGACCTTCCTCGTCGACATCGTCCGCGACGATCACGGCCTGGCCAAGCCCCATTTTCGAGATGGCGGTCCGCAAAAACTCCTTCGCGGCGTCGAGGGGCGTCTCGATGACCGTCACCTCGACCTCCGCCTCCCGGCCGCTCAGCCATCCGAGAAATCCCCGAGCCGGTTCCCGGATGACACGCACCTGCGCCTGCGATCTCGGCACAC from Alicyclobacillus acidocaldarius subsp. acidocaldarius DSM 446 carries:
- the jag gene encoding RNA-binding cell elongation regulator Jag/EloR is translated as MRKVVATGKTIEEAVMSALVRLGVPRSQAQVRVIREPARGFLGWLSGREAEVEVTVIETPLDAAKEFLRTAISKMGLGQAVIVADDVDEEGHVKLSISADEDALPILIGRRGATLDALQYLVNIVANRDASEKMRFTLDAAGYRDRRLESLRRLADEAADKAVRLGRPVALDPMPRKDRKWVHAHLQSRGDVVTVSEGQEPYRRVKIIPKRHDWIE